A genome region from Anolis carolinensis isolate JA03-04 chromosome 6, rAnoCar3.1.pri, whole genome shotgun sequence includes the following:
- the LOC100564536 gene encoding zinc finger protein 436, which produces MKWLQFKKSVNVSSSSSAFVSTLERRMEQPNPPRLELGEGAGKSPRVLQAGAVNEFLRWVTPHQSRIERQEGIPAHGEAQWQEILRTVQTSHSGWASSHLPELPPWDDLSTFERVADAYQWPRGETIAKRVPTLVGSKAQQSFNAPETRDTGDFGKVKATIVQGNVANIEVQRQHFRQFRYPNAIGPREVCSRLRELCHYWLEPENRSKEQILELLVLEQFLVILPREIQSQVQARGPETCAQAVALAEDFLLRQPEQGEREQQVSGTVQGKGANCSEIPRPSVNIKPRHTYKEAKQQDNGIGNSLGAKFLGRAGQYFQCPDCGKRFRGEEELRAHGGIHRKDRPHACSQCGKRFTRPSGLAKHLKTHSGEKPYCCGQCPKSFIQMSHLTRHQRIHTGEKPHPCAECGKRFNCPSDLAKHQHIHTGEKPFRCAECGARFNQFSHLTRHQRIHTGEKPHACAECGETFSQRAHLISHHRIHTGERPYRCTYCQKSFSHLSALTVHKRIHMGQRPYGCPECGKRFIASSALTRHQRTHSEERPHNCDECGRRFNQLSHLHRHRRTHSGERPHNCAVCGKRFNQLSSLTRHQKIHTGEKPYPCDECEKRFVRMADLIIHQRIQTGEKPYRCTHCGRRFRQRQTLVKHQRLHPITNS; this is translated from the exons ATGAAATGGTTGCAATTCAAGAAAAGCGTTAATGTTAGCTCTTCGTCGTCTGCCTTTGTTAGCACTCTGGAGAGAAGGATGGAGCAACCGAACCCACCTCGCCTTGAACTGGGGGAAGGGGCTGGAAAGTCGCCTCGGGTCCTTCAAGCTGGGGCGGTCAATGAGTTTTTGAGGTGGGTCACTCCTCACCAAAGTAGGATCGAGAGACAGGAGGGCATACCGGCACATGGAGAAGCCCAGTGGCAAGAAATCCTAAGGACGGTACAGACCTCTCACTCAGGATGGGCAAGTTCGCACCTGCCAGAGTTGCCTCCGTGGGATGACTTATCCACGTTTGAGCGAGTGGCTGATGCCTACCAGTGGCCCCGAGGTGAAACCATTGCCAAACGTGTGCCAACTCTAGTTGGCAGCAAAGCACAGCAGAGCTTTAACGCTCCAGAAACCAGAGACACGGGAGACTTTGGGAAGGTGAAAGCTACCATTGTACAGGGGAATGTTGCAAACATAGAGGTGCAGCGCCAACACTTCCGCCAGTTCCGCTACCCAAATGCCATTGGACCCCGGGAGGTTTGCAGCCGGTTGCGTGAACTCTGCCACTATTGGTTGGAGCCAGAGAACCGCAGCAAGGAGCAGATCTTGGAGCTGCTAGTTCTGGAACAATTCTTGGTGATTCTGCCAAGGGAAATCCAAAGCCAAGTGCAGGCACGTGGGCCAGAGACCTGTGCCCAGGCTGTGGCCCTAGCAGAGGACTTCTTGCTTAGGCAGCCAGAACAAGGAGAAAGGGAACAACAG GTATCGGGAACAGTTCAAGGAAAGGGTGCAAACTGTTCTGAGATTCCACGGCCATCAGTCAATATCAAGCCAAGGCACACCTACAAGGAAGCCAAGCAGCAAGATAATGGGATTGGCAACTCATTAG GTGCCAAGTTTTTGGGAAGAGCTGGACAGTACTTCCAGTGTCCGGACTGTGGGAAAAGGTTTAGGGGAGAGGAGGAACTCCGAGCTCATGGTGGCATCCACAGGAAGGACAGACCGCACGCCTGCTCTCAGTGTGGGAAAAGATTTACTCGCCCCTCGGGCCTTGCCAAACACTTGAAAACTCAttcaggagagaaaccctattgCTGCGGCCAGTGCCCCAAAAGCTTCATTCAGATGTCGCATCTCACTCGACATCAGAGGatacacactggggaaaaaccccaTCCCTGTGCTGAATGTGGGAAACGTTTCAATTGCCCGTCTGATCTGGCCAAACACCAGCACATCCATACAGGTGAGAAACCTTTCCGCTGTGCCGAGTGCGGGGCGAGGTTTAACCAGTTCTCGCACCTCACGCGGCACCAGaggattcacacaggggagaagccccaTGCCTGTGCTGAATGTGGGGAAACCTTTAGTCAGCGGGCACATCTTATCAGCCACCACAGAATCCATACCGGAGAGAGACCTTACCGCTGCACTTATTGCCAGAAGTCTTTCAGCCACCTCTCTGCTCTCACCGTGCACAAGAGAATCCATATGGGGCAGAGGCCTTATGGCTGCCCTGAATGCGGGAAAAGGTTCATTGCATCATCTGCTTTAACCAGGCATCAAAGGACCCACTCTGAAGAAAGACCCCATAACTGCGATGAGTGTGGACGGAGGTTCAACCAGCTCTCTCACCTTCACCGGCACCGAAGGACTCACTCAGGGGAGAGGCCCCACAATTGTGCAgtgtgtggaaagagattcaatCAGCTCTCCTCACTTACCAGGCACCAGAAaatccacactggagagaagcctTATCCCTGTGACGAGTGTGAGAAAAGGTTCGTTCGAATGGCTGACCTTATCATCCATCAGAGAATCCAAACAGGAGAGAAGCCGTATCGCTGCACCCATTGTGGGAGGAGGTTCAGGCAGAGACAAACACTGGTCAAGCATCAGAGACTTCACCCAATAACAAACTCGTAA